A window of Malania oleifera isolate guangnan ecotype guangnan chromosome 5, ASM2987363v1, whole genome shotgun sequence contains these coding sequences:
- the LOC131155109 gene encoding protein LIFEGUARD 2-like — protein sequence MWQHPYRKSDVEAGARPLYPMMLESPEYRWAFIRKIYTILALQLLLTIAVAAVVVTVHPIARFFTSTEAGLALYIVLIFVPFITLCPLYYYHQIHPVNYLLLGTFTVSLAFVVGLTCAFTSGKVILESVILTAVVVVSLTLYTFWAARKGYDFNFLGPFLFGAVLVLIVFALIQILFPLGKLSVMIYGGLASIIFCGYIIYDTDNLIKRYTYDEYIWAAVSLYLDVINLFLSLLTIFRAVES from the exons ATGTGGCAGCATCCCTACCGCAAATCAGATGTGGAGGCCGGCGCACGGCCGCTCTATCCTATGATGCTCGAGTCCCCGGAATATCGGTGGGCCTTTATCCGCAAGATTTACACAATCTTAGCCCTCCAATTGCTGCTCACCATCGCCGTCGCAGCCGTCGTAGTCACCGTGCACCCGATTGCGCGATTCTTCACGAGCACCGAGGCCGGACTGGCTCTGTACATTGTTCTTATCTTCGTGCCGTTCATAA CCCTGTGCCCGTTGTACTACTATCATCAGATTCACCCGGTGAACTACTTGCTTCTTGGGACATTTACGGTGTCTCTGGCTTTCGTAGTTGGGCTGACATGTGCTTTTACTAGCG GAAAAGTTATTTTGGAGTCTGTGATTCTAACAGCTGTGGTTGTGGTGAGCCTCACTTTGTACACCTTCTGGGCAGCAAGGAAAGGCTACGATTTCAACTTTCTAGGGCCCTTCTTGTTTGGTGCTGTTCTAGTGCTAATTGTCTTTGCACTGATTCAG ATACTATTTCCCCTGGGCAAGCTGTCTGTAATGATCTATGGTGGTTTGGCATCGATCATATTTTGCGGGTACATAATCTATGACACAGATAACCTGATCAAGCGCTACACTTATGATGAGTACATCTGGGCTGCGGTTTCCCTGTATCTggatgtcattaatcttttcctcTCCCTGCTAACCATCTTCAGGGCTGTTGAAAGCTAG